From the Corythoichthys intestinalis isolate RoL2023-P3 chromosome 15, ASM3026506v1, whole genome shotgun sequence genome, one window contains:
- the LOC130931338 gene encoding uncharacterized protein LOC130931338 yields MYLLQRAASSAIVKLPGLCGVKVQCVEDCSSQRDKKGKTKSVLPVRFCGKERSVRGSFHQGDSRFEYGGVQCMAISLVAVAKHTTHSVLSWQSGDLDEVVTLGDELYSFLRKNNKISGGSEFLCVPDLPKQQVINGKSLEFEFGDFVTGDVNVVSGELVDAGVLTPLKDGLAQICGKYDTCFMTLNSNTCAIIKQNGMYAVVDSHARNADGMVDGNGFSVVVVYRCLDVVWEHFVKCANMMNKRENLFEIAGVRVISTTPSVNSPLVFGSSVTHNEKGTSSTIDLPEDVYISNVTEKEQQFLPLRENVAQLLCRQLNIEFEKVDALSTEVGLLGKPCKNEKVVDDGNSLFRAVSQAVSGTQKYHRKIRLAVVKQIERNAVLYKGLLRSEYSSVAEYLTKARMRYVGSWTTEVEIQAAADCLEMSIFIYHHDRWIEYSCSARQCFNQALYLEYVNGKHYENVTCVHMPQTQKCYGYCVVYRTLSGYNIRRQSTAERSVVDSKCLSSVVNSVRVIPTVPWDNSTVLFGSSVKQTEQRALSCNDVPDVVFVSDLREKEQEFHPLRENVAQVLCKELSIELEKGDAMSTQVGLLGKPCKNEKVVDDGNCFFRAVSQAVSGTQKYHRKIRLAVVKQIERNIVLYQSLLRSEYSSVGEYLSTSKMHYVGSWATEVEIQAAADFLRMSIFTYYQDRWIEYTCSGKQLCNEALYLENVNGNHYENVVCVHLPHTQKCYGYCEVHTSASGYNMRRQSMGESSVVDSKGVTLVVSSEVDVEGVDRGTRSDGVCLSSYLKSKYKKHKRINYQEDVLLKQKCSKKNKMSYLLNQDSVQTKNKNKYHVDRIYQEKQKERSNARVIRKYKEDVLHREDVQKRSIRKYKEDVLHREDVQKRSIRKYKEDVLHREDVQKRSIRKYKEDVLHREDVQKRSIRKYKEDVLHREDVQKRSIRKYKGNVFHREDVQKRSIRKYNKDVLHREKVKKMSKSKYKSQLLHRQNVKAYSKAKYKGSLEHRKRVGDANRLKRQEKKEKSKQLEFVMKGFLEKVKDGPEFVCCVCQRLLFKNQVLGGKVDDYLKRKAFASVVQKCISEKYLHKCSGKCEVACKYIETGRGELRICYSCHSKMNKGEVPPESIMNNLELEPIPAELACLNSLEQHLIALHIPFMKMLALPKGGQNGVHGPVTCVPANIVQTDNLLPRSQMEGSLIGVKLKRKLTYKGHYEYKFVDSVRVRHALQYLKHNNKYYKDIEFNKEWVNTLCKETEVKTAGDEGDGRLESEEASSDLVEDELLHDRQQHCMFQDTCLMPVDIGQEVLDQYVDNVLNVAPGEGNNPVKLLSDMTNEAKCFPVLFPRGMNTFHECRHQRLTLARYFNNRILHADGRFARNVEYIFYAQYMSELQQVISNVSIALRKGKGRSDFQRVDVNIVNDDAFFQNLLEFDNGYRFLKPIRGTPAFWQAAQSDLLACVRQLGIPTWFCSFSSADMRWQNLLGSILMQEGRTETLEQLEWAERCELLRDNPVTAARMFDFRWHCFLREVLMSPAEPIGKIKDYFYRIEFQQRGSPHVHCLFWIENAPMIDKNTDEEVVAFIDKYVTCELPTDDKELFDIVTSVQQHSKRHSKTCRKKNTVCRFNFPRPPSCRTFICHDKRVEKKEMCRCDMKKIDEKTPCECKKDKVSKDKAATILGSVKKALSDETKMFESVEHLFQSVGVSQKGFEEAYKSCARGTQIVMKRQMKEVWINQYSKALLKCWNANMDIQFVADAYACVVYIISYISKAEREMGLLLGNAQREAAGGNVSAKEALKNLGSVYLHNRDVCAQEAVYRLTPNLHLKECSRKVVFVPTGENVVKMSLPLSVLKKKAASHDLTSQNMWMTSLVDRYKNRPDDAVFTDMCLATFVSEYRILSKNEKSQIQIRLKNDGGFVTKRNRTQPAVVRYMRVSETKNPEIFYRSIMQLFLPYRADVELKPSKCETFEQFYKNGQVRFFDGSRHTVKLVVDSNRSKFEFEAEKLDDIQNSIENNGALEDAWCELCPEQELERLETLQMRTEEEHPDVEHVECIPDLAVNYGQVSYLEKRNILSRKEGMALIRCLNDTQRCIFYHIRQWCIQTVLGEKPAPLHVFITGGAGTGKSHLIKAIQYEATILLCTICTQPDSLCVLLTAPTGIAAFNIQASTIHTTFHIGKDVRLPYTPLGEEKLNSLRAKYKDLKMLIIDEISMVDHRLLTYIHGRLRQIKQTGDFAPFGNVSVLAVGDFYQLSPVQGKPLYVTDAGVNLWSNLFKVVELNTVVRQQDQLFAELLNRIRTRSKGSPMLVSDIESLKHCESGEDSSALHIFATNKQVNEHNIQVLLKTCPEYVKIEAQDFVHNKKTGRLELISGHHAKVYKTCLEDSLLLGINARVMLCKNVDVVDGLVNGVCGTVTHIVSSENKFPQRVYVKFDKDEVGSQRRKQSSTASVDLRTSTYIEPEEEKVTNKGGLRRQFPLKLAWACTVHKVQGLTVDSAVVSLKKIFSAGQAYVALSRVRTVSGLIIQDFAEERIYCKDNIKEAIQRMAPLFVEPAPSQPHSFSVFLMNVQGLTEHVADLSMCTQHLQPNCLAVTETWLPDLPASESIKIDGYSFHSCPRSSSYSGNNSVSKKLQSQQHGGVGVFSANNVTFSIIEVPHFNLECAVSKYVHHDILVAVIYRPPSYPLCLFKEHLSKLLDWLDPQCNTIAVMGDFNEDILKSSSVCKCVEDRGYVQLVTEATTERGTLIDHVYVKTTRYEVESSVVPTYFGDHEGIVCHFRDKKEKK; encoded by the coding sequence atgtaTCTTTTGCAGAGGGCCGCATCCAGTGCTATTGTTAAGTTACCTGGGCTGTGTGGTGTGAAGGTGCAGTGTGTTGAGGATTGTAGTTCGCAAAGAGACAAGAAAGGTAAGACAAAGTCTGTTCttcctgttaggttttgtggtaAAGAGAGGTCAGTTAGGGGGAGTTTTCACCAGGGAGACTCTCGCTTTGAATATGGAGGTGTTCAGTGTATGGCTATTAGTCTAGTAGCTGTTGCCAAACACACCACCCACAGTGTGTTGTCATGGCAGTCAGGTGACCTTGATGAGGTAGTAACTTTGGGTGATGAGTTGTATTCTTTCCTGAGAAAGAATAATAAGATCAGTGGAGGATCAGAGTTTCTATGTGTTCCAGATTTACCCAAGCAGCAGGTGATTAATGGAAAGAGTCTTGAGTTTGAATTTGGTGATTTTGTGACTGGTGATGTAAATGTGGTTAGTGGAGAGCTTGTTGATGCAGGAGTGTTGACTCCTTTAAAGGATGGTTTGGCACAGATTTGTGGAAAGTATGACACTTGCTTTATGACACTGAATAGCAATACTTGTGCAATAATTAAACAAAATGGAATGTATGCAGTGGTAGATAGTCATGCTCGTAATGCAGATGGGATGGTTGATGGAAATGGATTTAGTGTTGTAGTGGTGTACAGGTGTCTTGATGTTGTGTGGGAGCATTTTGTGAAATGTGCAAATATGATGAACAAAAGGGAGAACCTTTTTGAGATTGCAGGTGTGCGTGTTATTTCCACAACTCCCTCTGTCAATTCTCCATTGGTGTTTGGATCTTCAGTAACACACAATGAGAAAGGAACATCTTCCACTATTGATCTTCCAGAGGATGTGTATATCAGTAATGTTACAGAAAAAGAACAACAATTTCTTCCTTTGAGGGAGAATGTAGCACAATTGTTGTGTAGACAGTTAAATATTGAATTCGAAAAGGTTGATGCACTATCAACTGAAGTTGGCCTTTTAGGTAAGCCTTGTAAAAATGAGAAAGTAGTTGATGATGGGAATAGTTTGTTCAGAGCAGTCAGTCAGGCTGTCAGTGGTACTCAGAAGTATCACAGGAAGATTAGACTTGCAGTTGTGAAGCAGATAGAAAGAAATGCAGTGTTGTATAAGGGTCTTCTGAGAAGTGAGTATTCCTCAGTTGCAGAATATTTGACAAAAGCAAGAATGCGTTATGTTGGTAGTTGGACAACGGAAGTTGAGATTCAAGCAGCTGCAGATTGTTTAGAAATGAGTATATTTATATATCATCATGATCGCTGGATTGAATATAGTTGCAGTGCGAGGCAGTGTTTCAATCAGGCACTGTATTTAGAATATGTTAATGGAAAGCATTATGAAAATGTAACATGTGTTCATATGCCACAGACTCAGAAGTGTTATGGCTATTGTGTAGTATACAGAACTTTATCAGGGTACAATATCAGACGACAGAGTACGGCAGAGCGCAGTGTGGTTGATTCAAAGTGTTTGAGTTCAGTTGTCAATAGTGTGCGCGTCATTCCCACAGTTCCCTGGGATAACTCCACAGTGCTGTTTGGATCTTCTGTAAAACAGACAGAGCAAAGAGCATTGTCCTGTAATGATGTTCCAGATGTTGTCTTTGTCAGTGATCTTAGAGAAAAAGAACAAGAATTTCATCCTTTGAGGGAGAATGTTGCACAAGTGCTGTGTAAAGAGTTAAGTATAGAATTAGAAAAGGGTGATGCAATGTCTACCCAAGTTGGACTTTTAGGTAAGCCTTGTAAAAATGAGAAAGTAGTTGATGATGGGAATTGTTTCTTCAGAGCAGTTAGTCAAGCCGTCAGTGGTACGCAGAAGTATCACAGGAAGATTAGACTTGCTGTCGTAAAGCAGATAGAAAGAAATATAGTGTTGTATCAGAGTCTTCTGAGAAGTGAGTATTCCTCAGTAGGTGAATACTTGAGCACTTCAAAAATGCATTATGTTGGTAGTTGGGCTACAGAAGTGGAGATTCAAgctgctgcagactttttaagAATGAGTATATTTACATATTATCAGGATCGCTGGATTGAATATACGTGTAGTGGGAAGCAGTTGTGTAATGAAGCATTGTATTTAGAAAATGTAAATGGCAACCATTATGAAAATGTAGTGTGCGTTCATCTGCCACACACTCAGAAGTGTTATGGCTATTGTGAAGTACATACAAGTGCATCAGGGTACAATATGAGACGACAGAGTATGGGAGAGAGCAGTGTAGTAGATTCAAAGGGTGTGACTTTAGTTGTAAGTAGTGAAGTAGATGTTGAAGGTGTGGACAGAGGAACGCGGAGTGATGGTGTTTGTTTGTCCAGTTATTTAAAAAGTAAGTATAAGAAGCATAAAAGAATCAATTATCAGGAAGATGTATTGTTGAAGCAGAAAtgtagtaaaaaaaacaaaatgtcctatctTTTAAATCAAGACAGTGTGCAGACTAAGAATAAGAATAAATATCATGTAGATAGAATTTATCAGGAAAAACAGAAAGAAAGGAGTAATGCAAGAGTTATTAGGAAATATAAGGAAGATGTTTTGCATCGAGAGGACGTACAGAAACGGAGTATAAGGAAATATAAGGAAGATGTTTTGCATCGAGAGGACGTACAGAAACGGAGTATAAGGAAATATAAGGAAGATGTTTTGCATCGAGAGGACGTACAGAAACGGAGTATAAGGAAATATAAGGAAGATGTTTTGCATCGAGAGGACGTACAGAAACGGAGTATAAGGAAATATAAGGAAGATGTTTTGCATCGAGAGGACGTACAGAAACGGAGTATAAGGAAATACAAAGGAAACGTTTTTCACAGAGAGGATGTACAGAAACGGAGTATAAGGAAATATAATAAAGATGTTTTGCATCGAGAGAAAGTGAAGAAGATGAGTAAAAGTAAATATAAATCTCAGCTTCTGCACAGGCAGAACGTGAAGGCTTACAGCAAAGCTAAGTATAAAGGCAGTTTGGAGCATCGAAAACGTGTTGGTGATGCAAACAGGTTGAAAaggcaagaaaagaaagaaaaatctaAACAGTTGGAGTTTGTCATGAAAGGTTTTTTAGAGAAGGTCAAGGACGGGCCAGAATTTGTTTGCTGTGTTTGTCAAagattgttgtttaaaaatcaagtgTTAGGTGGAAAAGTAGATGATTACTTGAAAAGAAAAGCATTTGCTTCAGTAGTACAGAAGTGTATTAGTGAGAAGTATTTACACAAATGTAGTGGAAAGTGTGAAGTGGCGTGTAAGTATATAGAAACAGGAAGAGGTGAACTTAGGATTTGTTATAGTTGTCATagtaaaatgaataaaggtGAGGTTCCACCTGAGAGTATAATGAATAATCTAGAACTGGAGCCTATTCCAGCAGAATTAGCTTGTTTGAATAGTTTAGAACAGCATTTGATCGCGTTACATATTCCATTCATGAAGATGTTAGCATTGCCTAAAGGTGGGCAAAATGGAGTTCATGGTCCTGTTACTTGTGTTCCTGCTAATATTGTGCAGACTGATAACTTACTTCCTCGTAGTCAAATGGAAGGTTCTTTGATAGGAGTTAAGTTGAAGCGAAAATTGACATATAAAGGACATTATGAATATAAATTTGTTGATAGTGTGCGTGTTAGGCACGCATTGCAGTATCTTAAACATAATAATAAGTATTACAAAGACATAGAATTTAATAAGGAATGGGTTAATACACTTTGTAAGGAAACAGAAGTGAAAACTGCAGGGGATGAAGGTGATGGGCGTTTAGAAAGTGAAGAAGCATCTTCAGATTTGGTTGAAGATGAGCTGTTACATGACAGGCAACAACACTGTATGTTTCAAGACACTTGTCTCATGCCAGTAGACATTGGTCAGGAAGTGCTAGATCAGTATGTTGATAATGTTTTAAATGTAGCTCCAGGTGAGGGAAACAACCCAGTGAAATTGCTGTCAGACATGACAAATGAAGCAAAGTGCTTCCCAGTATTATTTCCTCGGGGAATGAACACATTTCATGAATGTAGGCATCAGAGATTAACATTGGCACGTTATTTTAACAACAGAATTTTGCACGCTGATGGTAGATTTGCACGTAATGTAGAATACATATTCTATGCTCAGTACATGTCAGAGTTACAGCAAGTGATTTCAAATGTGTCAATAGCATTAAGAAAAGGAAAGGGGAGGTCAGATTTCCAAAGAGTTGATGTTAACATTGTAAATGATGATGCATTTTTCCAAAATCTGTTAGAGTTTGACAATGGATATCGTTTTCTGAAACCTATTAGAGGGACTCCAGCATTCTGGCAGGCAGCACAGAGTGATTTGTTGGCGTGTGTTCGACAGCTGGGCATTCCTACTTGGTTTTGTTCTTTTTCCTCTGCTGACATGCGTTGGCAAAATCTTCTTGGTAGCATTTTAATGCAGGAAGGTCGAACAGAAACACTGGAACAGTTAGAGTGGGCTGAAAGGTGTGAGCTTTTGCGTGACAATCCTGTGACTGCAGCAAGAATGTTTGATTTCCGTTGGCATTGTTTCTTAAGGGAGGTTCTCATGTCTCCAGCAGAACCAATAGGGAAAATCAAAGACTACTTTTACCGCATAGAATTTCAACAGCGTGGTTCTCCTCATGTTCATTGTTTGTTCTGGATAGAGAATGCCCCAATGATTGATAAAAACACAGATGAAGAGGTTGTGGCATTTATTGACAAGTATGTCACTTGTGAGCTGCCAACAGATGACAAAGAGTTATTTGACATTGTGACAAGTGTACAGCAACATTCAAAACGACATTCAAAAACTTGTCGAAAGAAAAACACAGTGTGTCGTTTTAATTTTCCCAGACCACCATCATGTAGAACATTTATATGCCATGACAAAAGAGTAGAAAAGAAGGAAATGTGCAGGTGTGACATGAAAAAGATAGATGAGAAGACACCCTGTGAGTGTAAAAAAGACAAAGTTTCCAAAGATAAAGCAGCAACAATCCTGGGCTCGGTAAAAAAGGCGCTTTCCGATGAGACCAAAATGTTTGAAAGTGTGGAGCATTTGTTTCAGAGTGTAGGTGTCAGTCAGAAAGGTTTTGAGGAGGCCTATAAATCCTGTGCTCGAGGTACACAAATAGTAATGAAAAGACAGATGAAAGAAGTTTGGATCAATCAGTACAGTAAGGCACTTTTAAAATGCTGGAATGCTAATATGGACATTCAGTTTGTTGCAGATGCATATGCATGTGTGGTTTACATCATTTCTTATATCTCAAAAGCAGAGAGAGAAATGGGATTGTTGTTGGGGAATGCACAAAGAGAAGCAGCTGGAGGCAATGTGAGTGCAAAAGAAGCCTTAAAGAACCTCGGCAGTGTTTACCTGCACAACAGAGATGTGTGTGCTCAGGAGGCGGTTTACAGGTTGACACCAAATTTGCATCTCAAGGAATGTTCAAGGAAGGTTGTGTTTGTTCCGACAGGGGAGAATGTGGTCAAAATGAGTCTGCCTTTAAGTGTATTAAAGAAAAAGGCTGCATCACATGATCTTACCTCTCAAAACATGTGGATGACTAGTTTGGTTGACCGTTATAAGAATAGGCCAGATGATGCTGTCTTTACTGACATGTGTCTGGCAACTTTTGTTTCCGAATATCGTATTCTGAGCAAGAACGAGAAATCGCAAATACAGATAAGATTGAAAAATGATGGTGGATTTGTGACGAAAAGAAATAGAACGCAGCCTGCTGTTGTTCGGTACATGCGCGTTTCAGAaaccaaaaatccagaaatattTTATCGTAGTATCATGCAGTTGTTCCTTCCTTATCGTGCAGATGTGGAGTTGAAACCATCCAAATGTGAAACTTTTGAACAGTTTTACAAGAATGGGCAGGTAAGGTTTTTTGATGGGTCCAGACACACAGTGAAGTTAGTTGTCGACAGCAATAGAagcaaatttgaatttgaagcagAGAAGCTGGATGACATTCAAAATTCCATTGAAAACAACGGTGCATTGGAAGATGCCTGGTGTGAGTTGTGTCCTGAGCAGGAATTAGAGCGTTTAGAGACTCTGCAGATGAGGACTGAAGAGGAACACCCAGATGTGGAACATGTAGAATGCATTCCTGATTTAGCAGTCAATTATGGACAAGTTTCCTATTTAGAAAAGAGAAACATTTTGTCGAGAAAAGAGGGTATGGCTTTGATTAGATGTTTGAATGATACACAACGTTGTATTTTTTATCATATTCGACAATGGTGCATTCAAACAGTATTAGGGGAAAAACCGGCGCCATTGCATGTGTTTATTACGGGTGGTGCTGGTACtggaaaaagccatttaatcaagGCCATCCAGTATGAGGCAACAATATTGTTGTGTACTATTTGTACCCAGCCTGATAGTTTGTGTGTTTTATTGACAGCTCCGACAGGTATTGCTGCTTTTAATATTCAGGCATCAACAATCCATACGACCTTCCACATTGGAAAGGATGTACGCTTACCGTATACTCCTTTGGGTGAAGAGAAATTAAATTCTCTCCGTGCAAAATACAAAGATCTGAAAATGCTAATCATTGATGAGATCTCCATGGTTGATCACAGGTTGTTAACATATATTCATGGGAGACTGAGACAAATTAAACAAACAGGTGATTTTGCCCCATTTGGAAATGTTAGTGTCCTTGCTGTAGGGGACTTTTACCAGCTGTCTCCTGTTCAAGGTAAACCCCTGTATGTTACCGATGCAGGTGTGAACTTATGGTCCAATTTATTTAAGGTTGTGGAACTGAACACTGTTGTCAGGCAGCAAGATCAGTTGTTTGCGGAGTTATTGAACAGAATCAGAACTCGGTCCAAAGGAAGTCCTATGCTAGTCAGTGATATTGAGAGCCTTAAGCATTGTGAAAGTGGTGAAGACAGTTCAGCGTTGCATATCTTTGCAACGAATAAACAAGTTAATGAACACAATATTCAAGTGTTACTCAAGACTTGCCCTGAATATGTTAAAATAGAAGCACAAGATTTTGTTCATAACAAGAAAACCGGGAGGCTTGAGTTGATTAGTGGACATCATGCAAaggtatataagacatgtttggaGGACAGTCTACTATTGGGAATAAATGCACGTGTTATGTTGTGCAAGAATGTGGATGTGGTGGATGGTCTGGTAAATGGGGTGTGTGGCACTGTGACACATATTGTGTCCTCTGAAAATAAGTTTCCTCAAAGGGTGTATGTGAAGTTTGATAAAGATGAGGTTGGCTCACAGAGGAGGAAACAATCATCTACggcttctgttgatttgaggacttCTACATAcattgagccagaagaggaaaaGGTCACCAATAAAGGTGGATTACGTCGACAATTTCCATTGAAACTAGCTTGGGCGTGTACAGTCCATAAAGTACAGGGCCTCACAGTAGACAGTGCTGTGGTGTCTTTGAAGAAGATATTTTCAGCAGGACAAGCATATGTAGCTTTAAGCCGCGTGAGAACTGTGTCAGGATTAATTATTCAAGACTTTGCAGAGGAACGCATTTACTGTAAAGACAATATTAAGGAGGCAATTCAGAGGATGGCTCCTTTATTTGTGGAACCAGCACCAAGCCAACCACATAGTTTCTCGGTGTTTTTGATGAATGTGCAAGGCCTGACTGAGCATGTGGCAGATTTAAGTATGTGCACACAGCACTTACAGCCTAACTGTCTTGCTGTAACAGAAACATGGCTGCCAGACCTTCCAGCATCTGAGAGCATAAAGATTGATGGCTATAGTTTTCACAGCTGTCCACGAAGTTCATCATACTCTGGCAATAATTCAGtgtcaaaaaaattgcaatccCAACAACATGGAGGTGTTGGCGTATTTAGTGCAAATAATGTGACCTTTTCCATAATTGAAGTACCACATTTCAATTTGGAGTGTGCAGTTAGCAAATATGTTCATCATGATATATTAGTTGCTGTCATTTATCGGCCTCCCTCTTATCCCTTGTGTTTGTTTAAAGAGCATCTGAGCAAGTTATTGGATTGGTTGGATCCACAATGTAACACCATTGCTGTCATGGGAGATTTTAATGAAGACATTCTAAAGTCCTCGAGTGTGTGTAAATGTGTTGAAGATAGGGGTTATGTTCAACTAGTGACAGAGGCCACAACAGAAAGAGGCACATTGATTGACCATGTGTATGTCAAAACAACGCGGTATGAGGTTGAATCATCAGTAGTGCCTACCTACTTTGGTGACCATGAGGGCATTGTTTGTCATTTTagggacaaaaaagaaaagaagtaA